A part of Papilio machaon chromosome 11, ilPapMach1.1, whole genome shotgun sequence genomic DNA contains:
- the LOC106714636 gene encoding thymosin beta isoform X3, with product MACSVSDTPALKDLPKVANDLKSQLESFNTGCLRDVDTNEKIVLPSAEDIAQEKQHTALLQDLEKFQPSVLRKTDTVEKVVLPNALDVAAEKTQKSLFDGIEKFDASRLKHTETQEKNPLPDKDAIEAEKEKNKFLNGIENFDPAKLKHTETCEKNPLPTKDIIEQEKTA from the exons GCCAACGACCTCAAGAGCCAGCTGGAGAGCTTCAACACTGGCTGCCTCCGTGACGTCGACACCAACGAGAAGATTGTGCTGCCATCTGCAGAAG ACATAGCTCAAGAGAAACAGCACACAGCGCTCCTTCAAGACTTAGAGAAATTCCAACCTTCAGTATTAAGGAAGACAGATACAGTGGAAAAAGTTGTACTACCAAACGCATTAG ATGTTGCCGCCGAAAAAACCCAAAAGTCGTTATTTGACGGCATTGAAAAGTTCGATGCAAGCAGACTGAAACACACAGAAACGCAGGAAAAGAATCCGCTTCCTGATAAAGATG CTATCGAAGCGGAGAAGGAAAAGAACAAGTTCCTGAACGGCATCGAGAATTTCGACCCGGCCAAGTTGAAGCACACGGAGACGTGCGAAAAGAACCCCCTGCCCACCAAGGACATCATCGAGCAGGAGAAGACGGCCTGA
- the LOC106714636 gene encoding thymosin beta isoform X1, whose protein sequence is MACSVSDTPALKDLPKVANDLKSQLESFNTGCLRDVDTNEKIVLPSAEDIAQEKQHTALLQDLEKFQPSVLRKTDTVEKVVLPNALDVAAEKTQKSLFDGIEKFDASRLKHTETQEKNPLPDKDVVAAEKAHQNLLDGVEHFDKTQMKHTTTEEKNPLPPKEAIEAEKEKNKFLNGIENFDPAKLKHTETCEKNPLPTKDIIEQEKTA, encoded by the exons GCCAACGACCTCAAGAGCCAGCTGGAGAGCTTCAACACTGGCTGCCTCCGTGACGTCGACACCAACGAGAAGATTGTGCTGCCATCTGCAGAAG ACATAGCTCAAGAGAAACAGCACACAGCGCTCCTTCAAGACTTAGAGAAATTCCAACCTTCAGTATTAAGGAAGACAGATACAGTGGAAAAAGTTGTACTACCAAACGCATTAG ATGTTGCCGCCGAAAAAACCCAAAAGTCGTTATTTGACGGCATTGAAAAGTTCGATGCAAGCAGACTGAAACACACAGAAACGCAGGAAAAGAATCCGCTTCCTGATAAAGATG TTGTCGCCGCTGAGAAAGCTCATCAGAACCTCCTCGATGGTGTCGAACATTTTGACAAGACCCAGATGAAGCACACCACAACGGAAGAAAAGAACCCATTGCCGCCCAAAGAAG CTATCGAAGCGGAGAAGGAAAAGAACAAGTTCCTGAACGGCATCGAGAATTTCGACCCGGCCAAGTTGAAGCACACGGAGACGTGCGAAAAGAACCCCCTGCCCACCAAGGACATCATCGAGCAGGAGAAGACGGCCTGA
- the LOC106714636 gene encoding thymosin beta isoform X2, translating into MACSVSDTPALKDLPKVANDLKSQLESFNTGCLRDVDTNEKIVLPSAEDVAAEKTQKSLFDGIEKFDASRLKHTETQEKNPLPDKDVVAAEKAHQNLLDGVEHFDKTQMKHTTTEEKNPLPPKEAIEAEKEKNKFLNGIENFDPAKLKHTETCEKNPLPTKDIIEQEKTA; encoded by the exons GCCAACGACCTCAAGAGCCAGCTGGAGAGCTTCAACACTGGCTGCCTCCGTGACGTCGACACCAACGAGAAGATTGTGCTGCCATCTGCAGAAG ATGTTGCCGCCGAAAAAACCCAAAAGTCGTTATTTGACGGCATTGAAAAGTTCGATGCAAGCAGACTGAAACACACAGAAACGCAGGAAAAGAATCCGCTTCCTGATAAAGATG TTGTCGCCGCTGAGAAAGCTCATCAGAACCTCCTCGATGGTGTCGAACATTTTGACAAGACCCAGATGAAGCACACCACAACGGAAGAAAAGAACCCATTGCCGCCCAAAGAAG CTATCGAAGCGGAGAAGGAAAAGAACAAGTTCCTGAACGGCATCGAGAATTTCGACCCGGCCAAGTTGAAGCACACGGAGACGTGCGAAAAGAACCCCCTGCCCACCAAGGACATCATCGAGCAGGAGAAGACGGCCTGA